TCACGGTGATGTACGCGAAGTCACGGACAACCCAGGCGCTTTTGCTGCCCTCAGCTTCAGGCGCCAGCCTGGATTGGGGGCGTTTCTTGCTTGTTCTGCGTCCCCAGCGGCAAACTGGTGTGCTGCGCCGCGGCCCGTGCGTTACGGTGCAGCGTGGCTCGAGAAAACGCAGCACTGGCTGATGCCAACGGAGAACCGACAGACCTTGCAGGACCATTGGAACCGGCCAAGTCCCATCGCTGCCGCAACTGCGCTTAGGTAGCCGTGCTGGCATTTGGAGCACGTCATAGGGATACGGAGACGTAAGCATGCTGACGGTGTGCAGGCGGGAACGAACCGCCCAGACCGGGTGTGATCTCAACCTGCTGCGTTCTCAAACTGAAAGGCTTTTTGTGGTGACGCTGGGGACAGGACCGGCGGACTGCGGCAGAACCGAACTCAGGTCTCCTGGGCCAGCACCACCTGGTCACGCCCGGCGGCCTTAGCGCGGTACAACGCCTGATCCGCGCGGAACAGCAGCGTGCCGAAGGTGTCGTCGGTGGCCACGGTGCTGCTGCCGATGCTGACGGTGACCTTCAATCCGTGTGGCCAGGATGATCGGCGGAACTCCTGCAAAAGGGCAGTGGCCCGCCGCTGACTGAGCGTGCGATCTGTCCCCGGCATGATCACGATGAATTCTTCCCCGCCCCAGCGCCCAACCGTCGGCAGCGCGTCGCCCGGCAGGGTGACGCAGGCGGACAGCAACCGGGCGACGTCCATCAACACCAGATCGCCAACGTCATGGCCGTGCTCGTCATTGATGTGCTTGAAGTGATCGATGTCGATCAAATGGAGCGTCCCCGGCACGCCGCGCTGGTGGTCTGCCAGCAGGGCCTCAACGGCGGGAGAAACCGCCCGACGGTTGGGGAGCCCAGTGAGCGGATCAGTAAACGCCAGGACGCGCATGGTCTGCTCGGAGCGGCCGGTCTCAACGATCTGCGTTCGCAAGGTGACCATGCTGCCGAGCAGCACGTTGACAATCAGCACCGAGCCCTGTAACCGGAGAAACAGGAGGGGATGATCGAAGGCGTAGGCGCTCAGGGTCAACCACGGCACCAGGAGGCAGACGCTGAGCAGCGCGAGATTGGCCCCCCAGGCCCACCGCGGTGGCAGGGCCAGAAAGCCGATGATGCAGGTGCAGACCAGCGTCCAGTACGGACTGCTGTTTGGATAGAGCCCAGGGGGAACGGGCAGCAGGGACAGCAGCGCAATCTGGGCCATGGTTGCGGCGGCCAGTACCGCGTATCCGCCGTATTCCGCCACATGGAGTGGGCGGCGGCTCCAGAGCCACCACAAGTCGGCAAGGCCCAGCAGAACCAGAACAGGGCCGAAGGAGCGGAGGTACAGGTCATGGGGGCTGGCCACCAGGCTGCCGAGAAAGACCAGCAGGGTTCCCGCACCCACCGCGAACATGTAGACGCGGCGGCGGCGGGCCAGGGCGGGAGCTTCAGCAGTGGGGGAGACCGGCGAGAAGGGGGTCATGGGGGTGATTGGCGTCATCAGGTTGCGCCGCAGCCTGGTGACCCGCTCGCCGGGGATTCTAAAGCATGTCTGGTGACCGTCTGCTTCTGCTGCTCGTCAGAATCCATGAGGCCCGATTGCAGCCTCTATCCCCCGCGCCCTTGGCGTGGGCGGGTGGGGGCCTGTTCCATTTCTCCCCGCACTCTGCAGCGTCGCTTCGGCAGCTGTTCAAGGCAGTGACCCGTTCGCGCGGCTCCGTGTTTTTTTCCTTTTTGTGTGACTGCGCTGTGAACCATCCCCAGGCAAACTTGAGCGCATGGCGGCCCGCTCCTCCACCCATCTCTTTGCGCTTCTGATCGCCTACGTCATTGGCTATGCCCTCTGGCTGCTGCTCGGCGCATCCGCTGGAGCCTGGTCATCCCAGCTGGCGAACCTGCTGCTCATCCCCCCTTTCTTGCTGGCGACGCGGGTCGTCTGGACGGTGGCCCGGTTGCCGCAGGTCACGGCGGCCCGTGCCTGGCGCTGGCTGGGCCACGGTCTGCTGGCGTGGGCGCTGGGTGGGCTGATGTACTCCGGGTATGAACTGCTGGGCCTGTCCCCCTTTCCCTCGCTGGCCGACCTGGGCTATCTGGCCGCCCTGCCGTGCTTCGCCGCGGGCTTGATGGCCCTGCGGCGCGAGCGTCGGGGCACCCTGCAGACCCTCAGCTTTCTGATTGATGTCTCGCTGGCCACGCTGATTCTGGGTGCCCTGGGGTGGCAGATCTTTTTCCGGGCCACCCTCGCCGACACCGCGCAACCCATCCTGGCGCTGTGGATCTCCCTGGCGTATCCCGTCTTGTACCTGCTGCTGTGTGCGGCCACCGTGACGCTGGCCCTGTGGCGGCCGCTGGATTTGCAGCGCCGGGTGGTCTCCCTGCTGGCCGCCGGACTGCTGTGCTTTCTGGGCACCGACGTCCTCTATTTTCAAGCGGTCGCCCGGGGAACGTACGTCGGGGGCACCTGGCTGGATCTGGGCTGGCCGCTGGCCGCGTTGCTGATCGCCTGGGCGGCGTACCGCAGCGGCGAGGCGGCCACCCGGCCCCAGCCGAGCTGGCCTCAGTTGCCCGGCGAGTGGTGGAAACGG
This Deinococcus radiopugnans ATCC 19172 DNA region includes the following protein-coding sequences:
- a CDS encoding GGDEF domain-containing protein, encoding MTPITPMTPFSPVSPTAEAPALARRRRVYMFAVGAGTLLVFLGSLVASPHDLYLRSFGPVLVLLGLADLWWLWSRRPLHVAEYGGYAVLAAATMAQIALLSLLPVPPGLYPNSSPYWTLVCTCIIGFLALPPRWAWGANLALLSVCLLVPWLTLSAYAFDHPLLFLRLQGSVLIVNVLLGSMVTLRTQIVETGRSEQTMRVLAFTDPLTGLPNRRAVSPAVEALLADHQRGVPGTLHLIDIDHFKHINDEHGHDVGDLVLMDVARLLSACVTLPGDALPTVGRWGGEEFIVIMPGTDRTLSQRRATALLQEFRRSSWPHGLKVTVSIGSSTVATDDTFGTLLFRADQALYRAKAAGRDQVVLAQET